One genomic window of Cricetulus griseus strain 17A/GY chromosome 3, alternate assembly CriGri-PICRH-1.0, whole genome shotgun sequence includes the following:
- the LOC103161847 gene encoding spermatogenesis-associated protein 31D1 codes for MKKTMTCQTVEKTKKEEDIFSDPKRSECQLKAPWNLLGSTVIDEDIPVPQVSLNVKGKLGKLGISEQQMRMTIQGRGLGQKHSQLFWGLPSLHSESIVATLLVLPLNSYSLEPQLMLFNGVCRAVTAPVLGYGCPAPPQPHTVPLTFLHPQPQPQPQPQPQPQPQPQPLSNAEPQPQTLPFTQAHVQSALAPLQSPSLPCGSPPQMPQDSTVSGVVHGNKDLQCHSLENHQHSLWGLVPKSQQYGTPFGLLVPSLPLVSQPSQNYASVPRTGHFHSGSELQGNLESYGPNNPIPPWCYPQFKTTETSPHSCKCVKPQRTVHWDQSCSNLRTGELSFYETVSMKPQLRQDVAKNLGQILGRCPLGNPQMISGCYILNNLRVIPETQMEWACHSGVGLEHEGDGISRKSLDQRQTRSILRLHISRKLWQITMGRIPIKVCCSWLAEDSTLWNLPPGSFYCNTAVLEIPFLDPKTQKMLEAHLIRYRVSQKWGLPIKVIESIKFYMLREAKTWPLPQSDLSLSSNSTSGIDVKSSFPYPLRENTNLYHNDRLETANSTSIIDHLPLTISRIDGEGEWPLGKSHSSNDYEVTEKIQKTEGDTPSINDNVSQNDAELPSRPGQEQPVKEQVAGSKSQSEMASCSSHLEVIEGKQTVGKHPPHMPITPGMLHEILGARNVSVLSGSDPSSQAGSSTRKNEDSDEPDSVVTTAHNTSRVLLPEDPAVSDFKKQLFQELKLKLEKQSQGHTEGYETDGSFTSNSLTGYSMSSSNSVSSSEASIFRSFHPQLCNTGISLDPWREPSVFKHNTMNLPVPRKENGKSETRKTQTSKAGKKSQPITGKSDNQKSQPLESYFRKKIGQLFQWLYSSKDNTRHRTEKDRALFMSCGPPEAHELMASLGKLLEDKLLYGQRSGFLEWSQKKCLQAQSDPTNGQPSKHEAACAHHGEGKYICYCPQIATAPGASCMLSPRQTHPHVSFEQQPQFYSYLPSLETRDP; via the coding sequence ATGAAAAAGACAATGACTTGCCAGACTGTGGAGAAGACGAAAAAGGAGGAAGACATATTTTCAGATCCCAAGAGGTCAGAGTGTCAACTCAAAGCCCCCTGGAACTTGCTGGGCTCTACTGTCATTGATGAGGACATCCCAGTCCCCCAAGTCAGCTTGAATGTCAAAGGGAAACTGGGGAAGCTTGGAATTTCTGAACAGCAGATGCGTATGACGATTCAAGGGAGAGGCTTGGGGCAAAAGCACAGTCAGCTCTTTTGGGGGCTCCCCTCTTTGCACAGCGAGTCCATTGTGGCCACCCTCCTGGTGCTGCCCCTTAACAGCTACTCACTGGAGCCTCAACTCATGCTATTCAATGGGGTCTGTAGAGCTGTCACAGCCCCAGTTTTGGGCTACGGCTGTCCagcccctccccaaccccacacCGTACCTCTCACCTTCCTGCaccctcagcctcagcctcagcctcagcctcagcctcagcctcagcctcagcctcagcctctctcTAACGCAGAGCCCCAGCCACAGACCCTCCCTTTCACTCAGGCCCACGTGCAATCTGCACTCGCTCCCCTGCAATCACCATCTCTACCCTGTGGAAGTCCTCCCCAAATGCCACAGGATAGCACTGTCTCTGGCGTCGTACATGGAAATAAGGACCTTCAATGCCACTCGTTGGAGAATCATCAACATAGTTTGTGGGGTTTGGTCCCTAAAAGTCAACAATATGGAACTCCCTTTGGTCTTCTAGTTCCCAGCTTGCCATTGGTCAGCCAGCCTTCACAGAACTACGCTTCCGTCCCCAGGACTGGCCATTTTCATTCTGGCAGTGAACTTCAGGGCAACCTGGAGTCCTAtggaccaaacaacccaattcCACCCTGGTGCTACCCTCAGTTCAAGACAACAGAAACATCTCCCCACAGCTGCAAATGTGTTAAACCTCAACGCACCGTACACTGGGACCAGAGCTGCAGCAACCTTAGGACTGGAGAACTGAGTTTCTATGAGACGGTCTCAATGAAACCTCAGCTCAGACAGGATGTAGCTAAGAATCTCGGACAAATCCTGGGGAGGTGCCCCTTAGGCAACCCACAAATGATCTCAGGATGTTACATACTGAACAATCTGAGGGTTATACCTGAGACACAGATGGAATGGGCATGTCACTCAGGTGTTGGCTTGGAACATGAAGGAGACGGCATCTCAAGGAAGAGCTTGGACCAAAGGCAAACAAGAAGTATTCTGAGGCTACACATAAGCAGAAAGCTCTGGCAGATCACAATGGGTCGAATCCCAATCAAGGTGTGCTGTTCATGGCTTGCTGAAGATTCGACTCTGTGGAACTTGCCACCGGGAAGCTTTTACTGCAATACTGCTGTCCTTGAAATACCTTTTCTTGATCCCAAGACACAGAAGATGCTGGAAGCCCATCTTATAAGGTACCGAGTGAGTCAGAAGTGGGGCCTTCCCATCAAAGTTATTGAATCCATAAAATTCTATATGTTGAGAGAAGCTAAAACATGGCCCCTTCCTCAGTCTGATCTCTCCTTATCTTCAAATAGTACTTCTGGGATAGATGTGAAAAGTAGCTTCCCCTATCCCCTCAGAGAAAACACTAACCTTTATCACAACGACAGGTTGGAGACAGCAAACTCTACCTCCATCATAGACCACCTCCCTCTCACCATCTCACGTATAGATGGGGAAGGAGAGTGGCCCCTGGGAAAATCACACTCCAGCAATGACTATGAGGTCACAGAGAAGATCCAGAAAACTGAGGGCGACACACCCAGCATTAACGACAACGTGAGTCAGAATGACGCTGAGCTACCAAGCAGACCCGGGCAGGAGCAGCCCGTAAAAGAACAAGTGGCTGGATCCAAATCACAGAGTGAGATGGCAAGTTGTTCTTCTCACCTAGAAGTCATTGAAGGCAAACAGACTGTAGGCAAGCACCCCCCACACATGCCGATAACACCGGGCATGCTCCATGAGATCCTCGGGGCCCGGAATGTGAGCGTCCTGTCAGGATCAGATCCTAGCAGCCAGGCGGGAAGCTCCACGAGGAAGAATGAAGACAGTGATGAACCAGACTCTGTTGTGACCACAGCACACAACACATCAAGGGTATTGCTTCCCGAAGATCCGGCAGTGTCAGACTTTAAAAAGCAGTTGTTTCAGGAACTGAAACTGAAGTTGGAGAAGCAGTCACAGGGCCACACCGAAGGCTATGAGACTGACGGGTCCTTTACCTCCAACAGTTTGACTGGCTACTCGATGTCGTCTTCCAACAGTGTGTCCAGTTCAGAGGCCTCAATTTTCAGGAGCTTCCATCCCCAGCTATGTAACACAGGGATCAGTTTGGATCCATGGCGAGAGCCCAGCGTCTTCAAACATAACACAATGAACTTACCAGtacccagaaaagaaaatggtaaaagtGAGACCCGCAAAACACAGACATCCAAAGCAGGGAAGAAGAGCCAACCTATTACAGGAAAATCAGACAATCAGAAGTCTCAGCCTCTGGAGAGTTACTTCAGAAAAAAGATAGGACAGCTTTTTCAGTGGCTTTATTCCAGCAAAGACAACACAAGACATAGAACCGAAAAAGACAGGGCTCTCTTTATGAGCTGTGGGCCTCCTGAAGCCCATGAACTCATGGCATCCCTTGGGAAGCTCCTGGAGGATAAACTGTTGTATGGGCAGAGATCTGGGTTCTTGGAGTGGAGCCAGAAGAAGTGTCTACAGGCTCAGTCTGATCCCACCAATGGACAACCTTCCAAGCATGAGGCCGCCTGTGCCCATCATGGAGAAGGAAAATATATCTGTTACTGTCCCCAGATAGCCACTGCTCCTGGTGCAAGCTGTATGCTAAGTCCTAGGCAGACACATCCTCATGTGTCCTTTGAGCAGCAGCCACAATTCTACAGTTATTTGCCTTCCCTTGAGACCAGGGATCCTTAG
- the LOC100768277 gene encoding iron-sulfur cluster assembly 1 homolog, mitochondrial isoform X2 yields MSASLVRATVRAVSKRKLQPTRAALTLTPSAVNKIKQLLKDKPEHVGLKVGVRTRGCNGLSYTLEYTKTKGDSDEEVIQDGVRVFIEKKAQLTLLGTEMDYVEDKLSSEFVFNNPNIKGTCGCGESFNI; encoded by the exons ATGTCGGCGTCGTTGGTCCGCGCCACGGTGCGCGCCGTGAGCAAGAGGAAGCTGCAGCCCACGCGGGCGGCGCTCACGCTG acCCCCTCAGCTGTGAACAAGATAAAACAGCTTCTCAAAGACAAGCCAGAGCAC GTGGGTCTGAAAGTTGGTGTGCGAACCAGGGGCTGTAATGGCCTCTCTTACACCCTGGAGTATACAAAGACAAAAGGAGATTCTGATGAAGAAGTTATTCAAGATG GAGTCAGAGTGTTCATCGAAAAGAAAGCACAGTTAACACTTTTAGGAACAGAAATGGACTATGTGGAAGACAAACTATCCAGTGAGTTTGTTTTCAATAACCCCAACATCAAAGGAACTTGTGGCTGTGGTGAAAGCTTCAACATTTGA